The Arachis hypogaea cultivar Tifrunner chromosome 19, arahy.Tifrunner.gnm2.J5K5, whole genome shotgun sequence genome has a window encoding:
- the LOC112775310 gene encoding cyclase-like protein 2 isoform X1: protein MKSPLAWLVVWCTLSLVGGRREVYDDDMRLRIVDISHRYQADMPEWESEGGIGQFLWQVSSMKNGSMANASLMKLPTHTGTHVDAPGHFYDHYFYASFDVDSLDLHVLNGPALLIDVPRHSNITAQVMKSLNIPRGVNRVLFRTLNTDRRLMYQKECDLSYVGFTVDGAQWLVDNTDIKLVGVDYLSVAAYDHLVGSHLVFLKDREIIPVEALKLDDIPAGLYTVHCLPPRLSGAEGSPIRCILIE, encoded by the exons ATGAAGTCTCCATTGGCGTGGCTTGTTGTATGGTGCACCTTGTCCCTCGTAGGTGGTCGGCGAGAGGTGTACGATGATGATATGCGGTTGCGAATAGTGGACATCAGCCACAGGTATCAGGCTGACATGCCGGAGTGGGAATCAGAGGGCGGCATCGGGCAGTTCCTATGGCAGGTTAGTAGCATGAAGAACGGTTCCATGGCCAACGCTTCCCTTATGAAGCTCCCTACTCACACCGGCACCCATGTGGATGCCCCCGGCCACTTCTACGAccactacttctatgcttccttCGATGTTGACTCCCTCGATCTTCATGTCCTCAATG GTCCTGCTCTGTTGATCGATGTTCCAAGACATAGCAATATTACTG CTCAAGTTATGAAATCGTTGAATATTCCAAGGGGTGTCAATCGTGTGCTCTTTCGAACACTCAATACCGACAG GCGGCTCATGTATCAGAAGGAATGTGACTTAAGCTATGTAGGATTTACAGTGGATGGTGCTCAATGGCTAGTGGACAACACTGACATCAAACTTGTAG GAGTTGATTACTTATCAGTTGCTGCTTATGATCACTTGGTTGGATCTCACCTAGTTTTCCTAAAAGACAGG GAAATCATTCCAGTGGAAGCCTTGAAGCTTGATGATATCCCAGCAGGATTATATACAGTCCATTGCTTACCTCCTAGGTTGTCTGGTGCTGAGGGATCACCAATACGCTGCATTTTGATCGAATAA
- the LOC112775310 gene encoding cyclase-like protein 2 isoform X2, translating into MKSPLAWLVVWCTLSLVGGRREVYDDDMRLRIVDISHRYQADMPEWESEGGIGQFLWQVSSMKNGSMANASLMKLPTHTGTHVDAPGHFYDHYFYASFDVDSLDLHVLNGPALLIDVPRHSNITAQVMKSLNIPRGVNRVLFRTLNTDRRLMYQKECDLSYVGFTVDGAQWLVDNTDIKLVGVDYLSVAAYDHLVGSHLVFLKDRTRKSHFVHLSNGALEGNHSSGSLEA; encoded by the exons ATGAAGTCTCCATTGGCGTGGCTTGTTGTATGGTGCACCTTGTCCCTCGTAGGTGGTCGGCGAGAGGTGTACGATGATGATATGCGGTTGCGAATAGTGGACATCAGCCACAGGTATCAGGCTGACATGCCGGAGTGGGAATCAGAGGGCGGCATCGGGCAGTTCCTATGGCAGGTTAGTAGCATGAAGAACGGTTCCATGGCCAACGCTTCCCTTATGAAGCTCCCTACTCACACCGGCACCCATGTGGATGCCCCCGGCCACTTCTACGAccactacttctatgcttccttCGATGTTGACTCCCTCGATCTTCATGTCCTCAATG GTCCTGCTCTGTTGATCGATGTTCCAAGACATAGCAATATTACTG CTCAAGTTATGAAATCGTTGAATATTCCAAGGGGTGTCAATCGTGTGCTCTTTCGAACACTCAATACCGACAG GCGGCTCATGTATCAGAAGGAATGTGACTTAAGCTATGTAGGATTTACAGTGGATGGTGCTCAATGGCTAGTGGACAACACTGACATCAAACTTGTAG GAGTTGATTACTTATCAGTTGCTGCTTATGATCACTTGGTTGGATCTCACCTAGTTTTCCTAAAAGACAGG ACACGGAAATCTCATTTTGTCCACTTGTCAAACGGAGCTCTTGAAG GAAATCATTCCAGTGGAAGCCTTGAAGCTTGA
- the LOC112775309 gene encoding cyclase-like protein 2: protein MDSVLLLAFLCAALSLWYIAAAAPSHAAADFTAYPTIPGTEDVSVAGANSILIPPRREVYDDGRIFDISHRYVPDMPVWDSKDGLGNDFLWLLKSIKNGSLANNSAMKLGVHTGTHVDAPGHFYDNYFDAGFDVDTLDLQVLNGLALLVDVPRDQNLTAEVMKSLDIPKGVRRVLFRTLNTDRRLMFKKEFDTSYVGFKEDGAKWLVENTDIKLVGIDYLSVAAYDHSAPSHLVFLESREIILVEGLKLDDVPAGIYSLRCLPLRLAGSEASPIRCILIR, encoded by the exons ATGGACTCTGTTTTGCTACTTGCGTTTCTGTGCGCAGCACTTTCTCTATGGTACATCGCAGCTGCTGCACCTTCACATGCAGCGGCAGACTTCACCGCTTATCCTACCATCCCCGGCACCGAAGACGTCTCAGTCGCTGGAGCCAACTCCATCCTCATCCCTCCGCGCCGAGAAGTCTACGACGACGGCAGAATCTTCGACATCAGCCACAGGTACGTGCCGGATATGCCGGTTTGGGATTCCAAGGACGGCCTCGGCAACGACTTCCTCTGGCTTCTCAAGAGCATCAAGAACGGTTCCCTCGCTAACAACTCCGCCATGAAGCTCGGCGTTCACACCGGCACTCACGTCGACGCTCCTGGCCACTTCTACGATAATTACTTCGACGCTGGCTTCGATGTCGATACTCTTGATTTACAGGTCCTCAATG GTCTCGCTCTGTTGGTTGATGTTCCTAGGGATCAAAACCTTACCG ctgaagttatgAAGTCTTTAGATATCCCCAAAGGTGTTCGCCGTGTGCTATTCAGAACCTTAAATACTGACAG GCGGCTCATGTTTAAGAAGGAATTTGACACCAGTTATGTGGGATTCAAGGAAGATGGAGCAAAATGGCTTGTGGAGAACACTGACATCAAACTTGTAG GGATTGATTATTTGTCAGTTGCTGCTTATGATCACTCAGCTCCATCTCATCTTGTTTTCCTGGAAAGCAGG GAAATCATTCTTGTGGAAGGGCTAAAGCTTGATGATGTCCCAGCAGGAATTTATTCCCTACGATGCTTGCCACTTAGGTTGGCTGGCTCTGAGGCATCACCGATCCGTTGCATTCTGATCAGATGA